gacctcaaacggcccctgccactttgacattaattttgagctcgacgtagggagtagaacgagcactttctctcccggtgtgaatttgcgtagttttgtacccctgttatatgaccggctctggcggtcctgggcttgcaacaaattctccctcgatagccgccccaaggtgtggagttttgttcgcaagtccagcacatactgaatttcgttcttggccaaagaaggcccctcctcccaagtttctcgtaggacgtccagcaccccccggggctgccgtccgtagagaagctcgaagggggaaaaccccgtggaggcttgcgggacctcccgcacagcaaataagaggggttctaaccaccgatcccaatttttggcgtcttcctgtacgaatttacggatcatggatttaagagtgcgattaaatcgttcgaccaagccgtctgtttgtgggtgatagacgcttgttcgaatggatttaatgcccaataatccgtacaattcgcttaacgtgcgtgacataaacgccgtgccttgatcagtgaggatttccttcggaatccccactcgggagattaaacgaaacagtgcgtccgcaacactcttcgcagagatgttgcggagagccactgcttccggatatcgtgttgcgtagtccacgataactagcgcaaaacgatgtccgcgtgcggatcgctctaatggcccgatgaggtccatcgcaattctctcgaaggggacctgcattaatggaagggggcgcaatggcgcttttggggcggccagtggattcaccaactgacattcaggacaagacgcgcaccacctgcgcacattgtcatgaatgcctggccaaaaaaatcgggtcattaaacgattcagcgtggccgcctgtcccaggtggcccgccatcgggttagagtgagccgcctggaaaagcatttcccggcggctctttggtactaacaactgggttgtatctacctttgtctgagtgtcttgggtcactcgatacaaccgatcttttattatggcaaaataaggataggagacaggcaaggcaggttggagagactgtccGTCGATCGATCGGACCTGCTGGAAAGCGTTCTTAAGGGTGTCGTcctgggactgctccagaggaaagtcatcgcggtccgagagaattagTCTCTCaatcccgctcggttcctctggagTTGTCTCCGAGGGTCCCGgttcagtctccccaagctgtACTCGCACCGCCCCCTTCCTGGCCTTTttcccccaagcggcatccgcacacAACGATCCCAATAAAGCcgtaaaggcgggccaattcgtccccagaattagcggatgccggaggtgtggactaaccgccacctctataCTATGTTTTTGCCCCCGAAattgtatcgtgactgggacaaccggatattccaccacatccccgtgcacacaccgtaccttaaccatgcggcttgtatccaatgccccaggctgcatcaggctttgatggatcgaggtttggttacatcctgaatccaccaaggcctgatatgtaccccccttgatacttacaggaatttggtactctcctgcttgatcgggggtggtccgctggacgtccgggatccggatcattgtcccgatgtccatcctcggacatcggtccacaaaatgatccggatcaccgcaccgccagcaggccagcccaggcttacccgccacccctgcggcggggagtgggttggacaatgagcgcggggagggcGCGGAACCAGAGCCACTATCACCCCCCATCCCCAGCAGCCCCGgccccctgggcggagcccgcgaactcccgagcggtccagggcccatcccaccccggcctctgggggaaatccgaggagggcccggagggcgtgacctagggagagggataggaggagagggagacacagaggggggagagagagagcgagaggttaaaaggggtgcgccgacccccgggcacgccaccaggtggtcctccgccaggtggatggccgtctccagcgacgtgggccggtggcactggacccactcggcagtTTTCCTTgggagccgagcgatgaactgctccagtaccaccagatcgacgatgtggtccacgtcgcttccgccggccaggagccatctgcggcatgagtcccggagctgttgggccatcgcgaagggtcggccggcctccccccactccagggagcggaacctctgtcggtgttgctccggggagcggccgacccgctggaggATGGCCTTCTTTAGGTCATcatagtccaggaggttcgccaccggtagCTGTTGTGCAGCCGCCTGGGCCTCGCCTGTCAGCAGTGGTATCAGgtgcaccggccactgtgcccggggccacccgcaggcctccgcggcctttTGAAAGAGGTCCACGAACGCCTCTGGGTCATCCTGTGGCCCCATTTTGTGCAGGGGCACGTGGgccggtgcgctggcgagcccggcggcttcggtgcgagCCTCCCGGttgatccagctccggaacttctcgcggtcctcttgctggcctcggacaatggcctcgaagcggcgctcctggtctgccCGAAGGTCCAGCATGGCTTGGTGTTGGTCCTgatggaggaccgcgagggatgtaataatgtccgcaaatggcgaggcggagggcgtctgcatggcggcggcgctgtcctacttcctcccgggtttcggcaccaatgtaacaaagttcgtaaatgggaggaaggaagaggacacgggggtcggctagacggttgatgcacttttattttatcACTCAAAACGTCAAACACACTCAACAGTGTGGCTTCTCTCAGTCTCAGACAatagcgatcacttccgggtcggcacttccggcttccggtaactcagtctctcTGTGTGTTGCGCATCAACCGTCCTGATTCTCTCTCttcctggtctctggttccgctggtgttttatcccatctccgcgctcattactggaacaagagacaggtgttattaatctgcgtccaacccactcacttaccgctcgtcccgcggccctctctcccgctgcagacctcgctgaaccacgccccccttgccacagtgaggaaggaagaggacacgggggtcggctggacggttgatgctcttTTATTTATCAACTCAATATATCAAAAGCACACTTATGGTGTGGAGATTCTTTCCAACTCCAAACACtcgcgatcacttccgggtcggcacttccggcttccggtttctcagtctGTGTttcagcatcaaccgtccgtctctctctctccctggtctctggttccgccgaggttttataccctctccgcgctcattactggaacaagagacaggtgttattgatctgcgtccaacccactcacttaccgctcgtcccgcggctctctctcccgctgcagacctcgctgaaccacgccccccttgccacaataaacaatggacatatggagtctttaaacgcctcagatgtaaagttattcactgtaaAAGTGACTcgaaaatgaatgggagtcaatgggatgctaacagctggtgatggcttggttagcagtGGCTGCCCCTATGTGTGGTACGCTTTCCAaatgctagattacccccttggcactagcactggctctgaactagcacccggttcattctggtggaaaaggcgTCTCAGTGCTCCGTTCTGTACTCCACTCTTCTGTGTCTTCTTGCTCTCAAATGGTTTTAAATCGTCTGaatgtttaaactgacagaACCTAAACCGTGCGATATATAAACTTTTGCTCTATGATGGTTAAACTTCGCAATTAATCTGAGAATCACATGCATTTTCAACAATAAAACGATATATAGTGCTTCCCTACCGACCTGTTTGCAGGGCTGCCAACTCTCGTGTATTTAGCACGAGACTTACGCAGTTGACACATTTCTTTTCACATTCTATGCCACATGTTCATTTTTATTGGAGCAAAGAGGACAACAGCCAACATGCTGACAGAAAAATGAATGACCATCCAAGGTATGGAGTAAGAACCAATATAACTTACTGAAATGTATAATTTCTTATGTTATCGTTTAATCAGTGTTTTAAGTGCTGAAAAACGTCAAAGTGTGTAAACATGTCAGGACAGAACATTACTGTGTAAACATGTCAGGACAGAACATTACAATACCTCAGAGAAGCCATTCAAACTCCATGATCTCTATAGTTAACAACAAAAATCAGGTGAGcagtttgcaaaaaaaaaaaaaaaaaaaaaaaaagcacactatatataataataattatatatatatatatatatatatatatatatatatatatatatatatatatatatatatatattattattattattattattattattattattattattattattataaaaactgCCCCTATATGCAATTGCTTACAAAGTTGTACATTTTAAGTTAGTTTAGTTAGTTTACATCAACATAGTTGAGATGAAATCTTGAGATCTTTGagagaaaaaataacaaaaaaaacatgtaggCCCTAGTACTATATCAAATGAATCAATATTGAATTGACAACAAAATCAAATTGTGTAAATCATTAATTCCCTTAATTGTgacttttatctcacaattcagatttttttccctCGCAATTGTGTTtacatcttgcaattctgagttctctttttttttttttttgataaatataataaagtCCGAAATGCGATACATTGGAAATTCTAAGAAATAAATttacaattgtgagttataaagtcagatatGTGAGCTGACTTTTAATtttcttatttaaaaacatcataactatgggatataaactcacaattactAAATTTCACTGTCATCTCTGATTTGTGGAAAAGACATTAGAGAGAAGCATTAACGGAAGCATTTATAGCCTCATCGGCATGTAATGTAGCATTCCATACCGGATTCAGCATGCTTTGTTCACTGCACAGGGATGGAAACTATCTGACAGCGTAAAGTTGCTTGTCACGGCAGAGGGTTATGTGCTGTGGCACGCTGTGGCAGTTTGATGTGTAGGTGTCCTTTGGGTGTAACTCAGGGTAAGATCAGTGTGAATGATAACAAACACTCACATTTTCTCCCAGTGTAATAGAATCTCCCATGAGTGATGACACTGTCATTGGGACCAAGATTAAAGTAAAGGTCAGTAAAAGAGTTATATTACGAACATCACGATCACCTTAGCCATATATCACCGAAAGAAAGGACATTgacttgtgtttttattttttattttacagatgCAGCATCTAATACAGTATAATGCGTATGCTGTACGTATTCAGACTGCACGTCTGTCAGAAATCAGGGGTCAGGCAGAGGAAGCAAGCAAAAGTTTACTTAGAGCTAATGAAACGTGAACACACTTTTGTTATTCTGCTGCAGGACATCCAAGTAAAAGAGACgaaacacaaactgaccagccgATCACATATGAAATGTTTTTGACACTTTCTTTTTTATGGATTTGGCATTATATAggataatataattataaaatatttcataatGCCTTACAATGCAACATATCATCAGGTGTATTATTAACACAGTTGAAATAACTGTTAATGTAATAACTTCTTCCACCTCCACCTGACTCAAGATCCAGTCAATTTTGGACTgataaaatatacagtatatacatactGACATAATGTGACATCATCTACTCGCAAAATTCTTTGCACTTTTTTATTAcatattatacattattatgCAGTTTTAATGGATAATGCATGCAAATATTTGTACAATTGGAAATTGGTCacacttaaaattttaaaaaatgaatcagagaaggaaaaagtgtttaaggggggggggggggtgaaacactcagtttcagtcaatctcatgtcaatcttgagtacctatagagtagtattgcatccttcatatctccaaaaagtctttagttttattaagtttataaaagaaatatgggctgtactgagtctttccggaaaaaaatgagcgcctggaggcgtatcgtgtgggcggagctagagaatgacaagcgcacaaagcggtgacgtcctcaagcgtggagaaactcatggctattgagctcagctaatacagataatgatccagaatcattcggaggctgaaatacattgaacaggagaaacagcaacagcaggacgtccgtctctgtggtatgtactgtatttagtggcctgtcaacatttgtgtgtctttactcgcagtttatgaggacatgattctgTAACGGATCACTGAGAAAAGGAGCTGAGAGAAAATCCATTTGCACGCACACATTTAATTCCAAGACTCCTCAGAAAAGTACAGGGACATCAGAATTAGAAAACAAACACGATCCATACCAAAGAACAGTAAACGCAGGTCAGAACATCCAGACTTACAATTAACGACTCGCAAACCTTACATGAAAACCAAGACCTTAAATACACAAAACAATGAGTAGATAGACTGCAGGTGTGTACAATGAAGGTAACCATAACAACTGATATGACAACAAGGAGAGACAGAAACCAAACAGGAAGAGAACATAGAAACAATGAAAACAGAAGGCACTTCAACATAAAAGTCCATACTAAACAAAAGACCCAGAGCTGGGATCGTGACATAACCTCCCCTCAatggagcggctaccagacgctcctaAAATGTCCAGGAGGGAGGTGGAGCGGAGGCAGGCCCAGGGGCAGGAtggaccagggcgggacgggagggacggaccagggtgggacgggagggacgcAGAATTTGGGAGGCCAGGGCAGTGTGGAAACAGCACAGGTCCTGGGCGGTGCGGGCAGAGAAAGGTGCCTGGGCAACGCGTCCGGGATGGCAGCAACCGCCATGGCGATCTCTGAGATTGAAATCAGTGCAGAGACCACTGGAGCAGAAACCACTGGACTCGGGACCACTGGAGCAGACACCactggactcgggaccaccggagcagagaCCACTGGACTcaggaccaccggagcagagaCCACCGGAGCAGAGACCACTGGACTcaggaccaccggagcagggaccaccggagcagggaccCCCGGAGCAGGGACCCCCGGAGCAGGGACCACTAGACTcaggaccaccggagcagagaccaccggagcagggaccCCCAGAGCAGAGACCACTGGACTcaggaccaccggagcagggaccCCCAGAGCAGGGACCCCCGGAGCAGAGACCACCGGAGCAGAGACCACCGGAGCAGAGACTACCGGAGCAGAGACCACTGGACTcaggaccaccggagcagagaCCACCGGACTcaggaccaccggagcagggaccactggactcgggaccaccggagcagggaccaccggagcagggaccaccggagcagggatCTGGATGGAGGCTAGGACGGAACTAAACTCTGGACTGTCGGGTACTGCGGGAGTGCCGCGTTCCTCCACAGCCCCCACAGTATATGTAGAGCCACTCAGCCACAATGCGATTCCCACATATTCCTCCAACGTCCAATTAGTTTGATGCCAGGGCATGAGCAACTTGAGTGGCTCAGATAGTCCTCCTCGAAAAAAAATCATTAGGCACTGTGAGTCCAATCCAGACAACTGTGCCACTTCATACCACTCCCTAACGTGATCCTCTATCCTCCGATCTCCTTGACGGAGGCTGAAAACTAGTGCGACTGGATTCATGTTTGGCGAGTCGTTCTGTAACGGATCACTGAGAAAAGGAGCTGAGAGAAAATCCATTTGCACGCACACATTTAATTCCAAGACTCCTCAGAAAAGTACAGGGACATCAGAATTAGAAAACAAACACGATCCATACCAAAGAACAGTAAACGCAGGTCAGAACATCCAGACTTACAATTAACGACTCGCAAACCTTACATGAAAACCAAGACCTTAAATACACAAAACAATGAGTAGATAGACTGCAGGTGTGTACAATGAAGGTAACCATAACAACTGATATGACAACAAGGAGAGACAGAAACCAAACAGGAAGAGAACATAGAAACAATGAAAACAGAAGGCACTTCAACATAAAAGTCCATACTAAACAAAAGACCCAGAGCTGGGATCGTGACAGATTCGATTTATGGACtgttgtatgcgactaaaccttagcagtagcaagcaaaacggttttgcacgtcagactagtgtaacgttatacatagaacaacaatagagtccgttagtgcatttgaatgacgaagcacgcgatcgtgtcgtttactgatgtttactgatgtttactcatgcgatgagccaacagcacagacatttgaagcagttttactcaccggctgcttccaaagcaggaccgaacctttatcgctgggaccgctccgtcaaaaacacacttctttggtatgatttggtaaagtcctgacagcagtgaacggtggagatccacttttgtgacgcgactgaaacgatgttgtgaagcttcccgtcatttctgcgatcaaatcgggtcaaatgcagcgctgccttcccggaatgctgtgctgaagcgttgaagtcacccataggaataaagtggagcgcggcgcctggttcgactggatctgcacctgagagagtgtttacgggcgtgcatttcctctctcgctctagtcacgcgcgcgcaccctaccaggagaagagcccatacggcccatacaaggaccttccgatctattaacgtcaaccCGAGCCATACtctaaaaaaactctccgaaacttgtgagaaaccggaaggagtatttttaacacagaaatactccatcaaacatccaacattagtttttgaaactttgtctatgtttaggatgggaatccaagtctttaacagtgtaaaaagctcagtatgcatgaaacagcaccccccccccccccccccccttaaaaacAATGAATAGTTATTTCACAGTCTGCAAAAGTTATAATGTTCACACCTCAATTAGTAACAATGCCAGCACCAACACAACACTTACTGTGGTTATTATTTCTGATATGATTATAGTTCAAAGTAATTTGGCTTCATGGGTGTATTGTCGAGTGTAGTCGGTTGGAGTAATATTCACACTTCCTCTAGCTCAGCCTGTCTCTCTGTAACCCACACAGCTGTAGGAGTATTTTAGCACTAATGCAGCAAGCATAAATATATTACAGTCTCATCATCTCTCCATTTATACAGGTGTCACCGTCTGACTTGATTTCCAGAGAGCGCAAGTTTTACTTTGCCAGGCGATTGAAGTCGCAACATTATTATAAGAGCAAAATGTATTCATGATAGCAGAAGTCCAACTGGCCCCTGGGCTTTGTAATATAATACAGGCCCTCTTTATCAAATTTAACAGATTATTGGAAACAGGTTGTACACATGATTTGACCATGACGTGAGGAGGCAGGGCCTGCGGACTTTCTCTTTCTTCTCATTTCCATCCTCTTatatctctctctatctattcTCTCCTTGGCTCCTCTTTGGTTATGACGCTGTACAATTTTTGGAGGATGTCTTAGTAACAAAAGTATGACACGTGCCTTAGGCTGATTGTTTTAACACGCTCATATCAGAGATTACCACCAAACACTTATTACAGACCCGTTCTGACAAAGCTTTGTGGACatttaatgggttagttcacaccaaaaaaaaaaaagaaggaaagtattgtattatttactcaccttcatgtcattccaaacccttTTGATTTTGGGCAGTTGTGGCCTAATGGTTAGAAAGGCGGACTAGTAACTCAAAGATTGAAGGTTCGATTCTTAATAGAGGTGCCCTTGAGCAAGATACCTAACCCCCAACTGCTCCCCGGGTGCCGCAGTGAATGGCTGCACACTGCTCCTAATGTGCGTGCGCTAACTTGGATGGATTAAATGCAAAGGACAAATTCTGAGTATCAGTTGCCATACTTGGCCTTCATGTCACTTACTTTCttcaataaaacaataaagatATACTTATAATGTTATATACAATGAAAGAAGGCACCGCAAACGACAAACAAAATCACCATACATAAGTTTTAGAGAAGTATTTCTTCTTTTACGTTATTTTCCAAATCATAAAAACAgttttgtcatgacaactctctGAGAAATTGGCATGATACTAGATATTATCATGGTAATGTAATGTATATGACAATGCTAATGCATTTAGTCTTGGTGGAATACATGTAGCAAATACAGTGACTTGCTACCAATACATTCACAGACATTGCTGTGAGCATGTAAGACATGCTGATGCACATTTACAGTAGCATACATGAAAAATAGCTTAACACTAGTGGCCTATGATGACTGTGtacctgcactgtaaaaaattatttagaaaaaaagttacctggttgccttaaatttttgagttcattgaaattaaaatgttgagttgatacaatgaaaattttttgagattcgaaaacctttattaaaatattattaaaagattttgtaagcatattgggtaattgtgtgtgttttatttctgatgatgcagtgaaacatgccaaatagtgctattttcatgatttataaataaatgtatgtggttcagataaaataatattttgagtttcgatttattaaacaaatatccttcattgtatcaactcaaatttttaatttcaataaactcaaaattttaagataatcaggttacttactttttaaagttaaaccaacaaaaaccaaccaaatttTGTGGGCTACCTTAACAAATAACTTAACACTAGTGGCCTATGGCTATGTGAGCCTGGGCTACCTTGCCATATAGCTTAAACCCCTATGGGTCTGAGCCAGTTTTTGGGCCCTTTAGAAGTTTTGACATGTTCTGACATTTGTGCTTTTTCAGTTGCTTATAAACATATTAATGGCAAACGTGTATTTTTAAGAGAATAACGTATATGcacgtttttttgaaaaaactaaaaatgtaattgaaatAAGGtcaaaaatgcaatgtaagtatATGCATCCACAAGACTATATGCTGTTGCCTAGAGTTTTTGCTTCAAGATGAAGTTGAGCCTGCTCATTCGCATAAagcaatatatttatttaaattgtgtaAGGCAAAAATTTTGTTGAAATTTTTGAAAAATCATGAATAATTCTGTGATTAACTTATGAgaagaacaaaaaaacacataatgAGCCGCAAAATAAACAAGCCTTTGAGTCAGGTATGTGAGAAGAAACTATAAGAAACAATCAAACTGTCCTCAAAAAAATACGACTCTATAGGTTGTTTTTAaagcaccttattacgacctatatttatgttttatcagtcatgcgccctctagctaGCGTAAACATAATGACAGTGTCATGTTACATCTGATGTAATGAAATGACATATGACTGTCGTTACCAAACAAAAATCCggttcattttaatgcagtgtgtggactttttaccaccatttgtcatatttccatttagcaaaaatatttattttaatttacaactacacccacccagtgatttatagtgcatacacactttatgagcacataTGTTCCCTGAGATCGAGCTCACAATTGCATGCCATGACCACTTGTTGTTgtatagtgcaatgctttaccaaccGAGCTAtgcaaaaactgaaatattacgCAGATAAAAGTGAACAATGCTATAACATTAAAGTGTCttgctgtcaataggagcacaacttcaGAAAATGCTCCTCTGcgtcgtatttcaaggaagtgacacACAACCTATATAGGCGTATTGATTGGAGGACATGTTAGAAAGAATATGAGGATATAacaggacaaaataaatatatattttgtagttTATTTAGAATTTAGTCAGCAATATAAAGTGAGAGCCAAAGACACAATAAACTATGTGGGCTAGTATCAGGTCACTGTGAttctcaaataaaaaaaaacacactcaaaaataatataaaaaacataTGTGAGGATACTGATAACTGGATCAACTATTGTGTTAACCTTAATAAAATGCCCAATGTTAACAGAAAACATGATTTTTGTCTCATGCATTCATGTATTATTGCAcagcatttgaaaaaaaaaaaaaaagtgcataggCCTATTATatttagggggggggggggtgaaacactcagttttggtcaatctcatgtcaatcttgagtacctatagggTAGTATtccatccttcatatctccgaaaagtctttagttttattatatttataaaagaaatatgggcgcTACGGAGtgtttccggaaaaaaacgtgtgcctggaggcgtatcgtgtgggcggagctaaagaatgacaagcgcgcaaagcgatgacgtcctcaagcgtggagaaactcatggctatcgagctcagctaatacagatcaTGATCCAGGATcattcagaggctgaaataaattgaacaggagaaacagcaacagcaggacgtccgtctctgtggtatgtactgtatttagtgacctgtcaacatttgtgtgtctttactcgcagtttatgaggagaTGATTTGATTTATGGACtgttgtatgcgactaaaccttagcagtagcaagcaaaacggttttgcacgtcagactagtgtaacgttatacatagaacaacaatagagtccgttagtgcatttgaatgacgaagcacgcgatcttgtcgtttactgatgtttactcatgcgacgagccaacagcacag
This DNA window, taken from Pseudorasbora parva isolate DD20220531a chromosome 24, ASM2467924v1, whole genome shotgun sequence, encodes the following:
- the LOC137064072 gene encoding zinc finger and SCAN domain-containing protein 25-like gives rise to the protein MQTPSASPFADIITSLAVLHQDQHQAMLDLRADQERRFEAIVRGQQEDREKFRSWINREARTEAAGLASAPAHVPLHKMGPQDDPEAFVDLFQKAAEACGWPRAQWPVHLIPLLTGEAQAAAQQLPVANLLDYDDLKKAILQRVGRSPEQHRQRFRSLEWGEAGRPFAMAQQLRDSCRRWLLAGGSDVDHIVDLVVLEQFIARLPRKTAEWVQCHRPTSLETAIHLAEDHLVACPGVGAPLLTSRSLSPPSVSPSPPIPLPRSRPPGPPRISPRGRGGMGPGPLGSSRAPPRGPGLLGMGVMSAEMG